One Vicinamibacterales bacterium genomic window, GTGCATCGGGCTCTTGTAGTAGAACGAGAGCCACTCCTGAATGCCGCTCATGCCTGCCCGGCGGCTCAGATCGAGGAACAGCGCGGAATCTAGCACAATCGGAGCCGCCAGGATGCTGTCGCGGCAGAGAAAATTGATCTTGAGCTGCATCGAGTAGCCGAGCCACCCGAAGATGTCGATGTTGTCCCAGCCTTCTTTGTTGTCGCCGCGCGGCGGGTAGTAGTTGATGCGGACGACGTGACAGAGCTTTTCGTACAGCTCGGGGTAGAGTTTCGGCTGGAAGATGTAGTCGAGGACCGACTTCTTGCTCTCTTCCTTGGTCTTGAACGACTCGGGATCGTCGAGCACCTCGCCGTCGCGGTTGCCGAGGATGTTCGTCGAGTACCAGCCTTCGACGCCGATCAGGCGGGCCTTCAGGCCGGGGGCGACGATCGTCTTGATCAGCGTCTGCCCCGTCTTCAAGTCCTTCCCGGCGAGCGGCGAGCCGGTCTGCTGGGCGAGCTGGATCAACGCCGGGATGTCGGCGCTCAGATTCGGCGCCGCGTTGGCGTAGGGGATGCCCTCCTTGATCGCCGCGTAGGCGTAGATCATGCTCGACGGGATGTTCTCGTCGTTGCGCGCCAGGCCCTGCTCGAACGCCTCGATCGAGGCGTGCACGGCGCTTTCCTGCAGGTAGATTTCAGTGCTGCCGCACCACACCATCACGAGCCGGCTGAGACCCCTGTCGCGCTTGAACTTCTGGATGTCGGCGCGCACCTGCTCGGCGAGGTCCTGCTTCGAGCTGCCCTTCTTGACGTTCGGTCCGTCGAGACGCTTCACGTACTTGCGGTCGAACACGGCGGGCAGCGGCGTGATCGCTTCGAGCTCGGGACGGACCTGATCGAGCAGATCGCGTTCGAGCACGCCGGCGGTCTTCGCCGCCTCGTAGGCGTTGTCTTCGAAGAGGTCCCAGCCAGCGAATTCGATGTCGTCGAGCGACGCGAGCGAAACGAAATCCTTGATGCGGGGGGAATTGGCCTCGGTCCGCTTGCCGAGACGGATCGTGCCCATCTGAGTCAGTGACCCGAACGGCTTGGCCAGGCCGCGACGAATGGCGAGGACCCCCGCGATCGTCGTCGTGCTCACGGCGCCCAGGCCGACGAGCATGATTCCCAGCTTACCTTCGGCTTTTTCAATCGTCTTCGGCTTGTTCACAACCGGGCGATCATATCATCCGGGAATGGGCTGGTTCCGCAAGGATTCCGCGCGCGACGCGCTGGCGGTCACGATGGCGGGGGTCAAGTTGGGCGACCGCTTCCTCTCGCTCGGGGTACGGGACGCGCCCTTGATCGCCGCGTTGGCGACCAGAGCGGGGCTGACCGGCCGCGCCTGCGTCGTCGACCCCGACGCGGCGCGGGCGGCGGCGGGCGCCGCGGCCGTCCACGAACAGGGCGCCTTCGTCGAGGCCGAACCCGCGCCGTGGGATCGCCTTCCCTTCGACGGCGCGAGTTTCGACATCGCGGTGGCGCGCGATCTGCTGGCGTCGCTCGAGCACGAACACCGCACCCGTGCCGCTGCCGAAGTGCTGCGCGTGCTGCGCGGCGGCGGCCGCTTCGTCGTCATCGAATCCACGAAACGCACGCGGATCGCCCCCGACGCGATGACGTCGCCGCTGATCCTCGCCGGGTTCGCGGCGGTCCGCGTGCTCGCGCACGCCGATCACACCATCTTCGTCGAGGGAATCAAGAAAGCGTGAAGCAGCGCCATTCCAAGCCTCGGGAATTGGACATCAGCGCGCGCAGGTGAGATGTCGACCACCGTCGATCGAGATCGTCTCGCCGGTGATCCAGCCGGCGCGGTCCGAGGCGAGAAACGCAATCAGATCCGCGATCTCGTCGGCGTCGCCGGCCCGTCCCAGGGGATGCGTCGTCTTCGAGTGCTCGAGGAACGCCGCGTAGGCGTCCTCGTTCATGCCGCTGCGCCGGTGGAGATTGGAGACGACTACCCCGGGATTGACGGCGTTGACGCGGACGCCGTGCGGCGCCATCTCGAGCGCGGCGCAGCGCGTCAGCTGATCGACCCCCGCCTTGCTGACGCAATAAGCGAGCACGTTGGGAAAGGCGCGCAGCCCGGTGACGCTGGAGACGTTGACGACCGAGGCGTTGTGCGTCTCTCGCGCCGACACGATCAGCTGCGGCGCCGCGGCACGCATCAGGCGGAAGGGGGCGCGCAGGTTGATGTCGAGCATCTGATCCCACGCGGCGTCCGCCGTGTTCTCCACGGTGCCGTTGGCGATGATGCCGGCGGCGTTGACGAGCGCCGAGATGCCGCCGAACGCCGCGACCGCCCGCGCGACGATTTCGTCGGGAGCGCCGGCGGCGGTGACATCCGCCTCGACCACCGCCGCCCGGCCGCCCGCGGCTTCGATGTCGCGTGCGACCGCGTCGAGGACCCGTTTCTTGCGCCCCACCGCGACCACCGCTGCCTTTTCACGTCCGAACCTGACGGCGGCCGCACGGCCGATGCCGCTCGACGCGCCGGTAACCACGACCGTATGCATCCGTGCGTTGTAGCACAAGTTGAACACTGTCTCAGTCGAGCGACAGACGGACCGGGTCCGGCGAACAGATCCGGCCGGGAACGGCCGACAAGCCGATGGAACGGGCTTTGCGCCGGGAGTCCCGAATCCCACGCCGGCGGACGCCGCCAATCGTGACCACCACCACCCTCGAGCCGACCGACGTCTATTCCGCGGGCGAAATCGCCCGGGCGGCGGGAGCGCGTACGCACGAGGTGCATGAGCTGGCTCGAGCGGGGCTGATTCGTCCGCTCACGGGGGCGGGGTATTTCACTGGTGCGGATGCCGTTATCGCCTTCCGGGCGCTGGCCGGAGGGGGAGGAGAACGCCCTCTCTTTCGGCCCACGGCGGGCGTGCGACGCGAGCCGGGCCTCCCGCTGGCCGTCTCCGGAAGCTTGCACGCCGCTACCGTGCTCGTGGTGGCCCTCCTGACCTCGGCCGGCCTGACCCGGAACCAGGCGCGTGACGCCTCGAGCCACACGCCGTCACAGCTGGTATTTCTCGTGTCGCCAGGCCCCGGAGGGGGTGGCGGCGGCGGGGGGTTGAAGGACCCGGTTCCCGCGCCCGCCGCTCAACGGCACGGCGTCGAGGCCATGCGCAGCCCGGTCGCCGTGCACCGGCGTCCGCCGCCAATCGTCGCCGTCCGTCATACGCCGCCGCCGAGGGTCGAGCCGGCGCGCAACGTCCGCCCGGATCCGCCCCCGGTCGAAAAGGCCGCGGCCATCCAGCCGGTGTTCGCGCCGGTGACGCCGGCGGCCCCCGATCCGCGCGAACGCGCCGGTGTGACCACCCCCGCTGCGGCCGATCACGACAGCCACGGCCCCGGCACCGATGGCGGCGTCGGGAGCGGCCGGGGAACAGGGCTTGGAGAAGGGGACGGCTCCGGCATCGGATCGGGCACCGGCGGCGGCGCCGGCGGCGGCCCATATCGTCCGGGCACCGGCATCACCCCGCCGTCGATTCTCCGTGAGGTCCGCCCCGACTATACCGACGAGGGGCGGCGCCGCGCGGTCGAAGGGGACGTCGTCCTCGAGATCGTTGTCCGCGCCGACGGCAGCGTCGGATCGGTGAAGGTGCTGCAAGGTCTCGGCGCTGGACTCGATCAACGGGCGATGGACGCCGTCCGCCAGTGGCGATTCAACCCGGCGAAGCGCTATGGCACGCCGGTGGACGTCATCGTCGAGGTGGCGGTGGAATTCAAACTTCGGTAAGGGACTCCGCAACTCACCATGGATGCCACACTCGTAACCGTGACCGTACTGTCGATGGGAATGGCGGGAACGCTCAGCGTCATCGTCTGGCGACTGCTGCGCGACGAACAGCGCCGCAGCGAGGCGCGCATCGCGGCGCTGACCGCTGCGGCGTCGGCGCCGGCCGTCGACGCCGCACCGCCGCCGATAGGGGACGGCCCGGTTCGGAAGCCCGCGCCGGTGATCGGGGCCTTTCGCGCAGCCAGCAGCCACGCGCCCTCCGATCTGCCGTTGCGACTGGCTGGCGCGACGCCCGCCGCAGAGCCCGTGACGGCCGCCGCGATGTTTGCGCCACCGGCGGATGCGCCGGCCTGGGGCAACCGCTTGGCGATCATCGCCGCACTCGTACTCGTCGGCGCTTCGGCGTTGTTGATCGCGATGACGGCCGGCCGCGCACGCGCCGCCGCGCATGCTTCCAACGGCGCCGCGGCGCCGCAGGCCCCCCTCGAGGCCGAGCTCGAGCTGCTGTCGCTCCGCGACACCCGCGACAGCGGCGCCCTGACCATCAGCGGCATGGTGCACAATCCGCGCACGGCGCCGGCGCTGGCCCGGGTCACCGTGACGGCATACACGTTCGACGACAAAGGAGCCTTTCTGGCCAGCGGCCGCGCCTTATTGGACGTGACCGCGCTCGCGCCCGGCGAGGACTCCCCGTTCGTCGTGTCGGTGCCGGCCGGTGATGCGGTCGCACGCTACCGGATCGGGTTCCGTGCGGAGAACGGTCGGGTCATCGGACACGTGGATCGGCGGCAGCAGGGTCCCGTGGCGTCGGCGCAACGGCTGCCGGAAGAGACACACGAATAGCAATGCGCTCGAAACGTTTTTCGATCGTGGCCATCTCCCTGGCGCTGGCCGGCGCCTTCGTCGCGGCGCAGCAGCCGGCGGCGCCGCCGGCGGGCGCGCCGCAGGAGCCGCCGGCGTTCAGGTTCCGCACCGGCGTCGAGCTGATCAATGTGAACGCGACGGTGACGGACCTGAGCGGCCGGTTCGTGCCGGGCCTGGCGCGCGAAGACTTCCGCGTCTTCGACGACGACGCCCTTCAGACCGTGACGCACTTCAGCGCCGAGCGCGTCCCGGTCAGCATCGGCATCGTCCTCGACACGAGCGGCAGCATGGACGGCGAAAAGATCGTCGCGGCGCGCGCGGCGCTCAACCGCTTCCTCTCGGAGTTGCTCGACGTCGACGACGAGGTCTTCCTGTATCGCTTCGACAACGCGCCCCAGCTGCTGCAGGGCTGGACCAAGGACAAGCAGGTGGTCAGCGACGCAGTCGCGCGCATCCAGCCCCGCGGCGGCACGGCGCTCTACGACGCGGTCGCCGACGCCGTGCAGATGGCCCAGCAGGGTCACAACCGCAAGAAGGCGGTGCTCATCATCTCCGACGGCAACGACACCAGCAGCCGCACCGACGTGTTCGCGGTGAAACAGCTGATCCGCGAGACTGAAGTGCTGGTCTACGCCATTGGCGTCGACACGTCGGGCGTGGTCACGCAGCCCCGGCGCTACCATCCAGCGCCGTCGTTCTCGCCGAACCGGGCGTTCTTTCAGAGGGGGATCCCGATCCCGATGCCGTTTCCGATGCCCGGACGCCGGCCGCCGGCCCAACCGCCGCCGTCGAACCCGCCCGGGTCGGGCGGCTCGGGCGGATCGAACTGGCACCGCGGCGGCAACGACGATCACGTCAACGTCGCCGCGCTTCGAGACATCACCGACGACAGCGGCGGACGCACCGAGATCATCCGGTATGCGCGCGACCTCGATCCGGCAACGGCCGGCATCGCCGACGAGTTGAGCCGCCAGTACTACCTCGGTTACTCGCCGCAGGGACCGCAGGACGGCCGCTGGCACACCATCCGGGTCGAAGTGCGCAACCAGTCGTACCACGTGCGCGCCAGGCGGGGGTACGTCGCGGCGAAGTGAGTGCGGAGCTGCCACGGGCAGCCGGCAGTGCCAGGGACGGGCAGAAGGCTGCGGATAGCCGACCGGATTGGGTAAACTGCCCCTGCTGACCGCTGACCGCTAACTGCCACTTTCCGTGTCCCTCGTCCCCATCGCCGTCGGCCTCTCGATTCTCGGCTCCCTTGGCGGCGTCATTGTCGCCTCGTCGTTCCTGCTGCTCGGCGAACCGATCCGCACCCGCCTGATCCCGTGGTTGATCAGTTTCGCGGTCGGCACGCTCATCGGGGTGGCGCTGCTGGATCTGGTGCCGGAGGCGCTCGTCGCGCTGGCGCCACGGCCGGCGATGTTCACGCTCGCCGCCGGCATCCTGGCGTTCTTCCTCCTCGAGAAAGCGGTGATCTGGCGGCACTGTCACGAGGACGAAGCCTGTCATGTCCACAACCGGGCCGCGTCGCTCGTCATCGTCGGCGACAGCTTCCATACCTTCGTCGACGGCGCGGTGATCGCGGCGGCGGTGCTCACCTCGGTGCCGCTCGGCTTGACGACGGCGCTGGCCGTGGCGGCGCACGAAATTCCACAGGAGGTCGGCGACGTGGCGATCCTCCTGCGCGCCGGCTATTCGCGCCGGCGCGCGTTCACCCTCAATGTCCTCGCCGGCGGCGGCGGCATTCTCGGGGCAGCGGCGATGATCGTTGCGGGACGGGCGCTCCCGCAGGTGCTGCCGTACGTGCTGGCGTTCGCGGCCGGCAATTTCCTCTACGTCGCCATGGCGGATCTCATTCCCGATCTGCACCGCGGCAACAGCGGCGCGGCGCGGCAACTGCTCCTGATCGCCGCCGGCGTGGTGGTGATAGCGCTGCTGTGAAGGGCGAGCCGCAGAGGGCCGTTTCGTGATGTTTGTGTGGCCGATTGACCTGAACCCCTCCGTCGGTCGTAGATTATCGACATGAGCCTTCGCCATCCGACAGCGCTTGGTGCCGTTTTCGCGCTGGCGATCACGTCGCTGACGGGCTGGCAGGGCACGCAAGGACAGGCCGGACAGCCGCAGGGACGCGGCGCCAGCCCGCAGGCGCGCGACCGCGGGCCCGCCGCCACGCCGCAGGGTACCGCCGTGATTGCCGGCCGTGTCCTGACCGATACCGGCAAGCCGGTCAAGCGGGCCAGGGTCTCGGTCAGCGGAGGGGGTGCGGGCGCCGGCCGCGGCAACGGCAGCGCCGCCACCGACGAACAGGGACGTTACT contains:
- a CDS encoding inositol-3-phosphate synthase, translated to MNKPKTIEKAEGKLGIMLVGLGAVSTTTIAGVLAIRRGLAKPFGSLTQMGTIRLGKRTEANSPRIKDFVSLASLDDIEFAGWDLFEDNAYEAAKTAGVLERDLLDQVRPELEAITPLPAVFDRKYVKRLDGPNVKKGSSKQDLAEQVRADIQKFKRDRGLSRLVMVWCGSTEIYLQESAVHASIEAFEQGLARNDENIPSSMIYAYAAIKEGIPYANAAPNLSADIPALIQLAQQTGSPLAGKDLKTGQTLIKTIVAPGLKARLIGVEGWYSTNILGNRDGEVLDDPESFKTKEESKKSVLDYIFQPKLYPELYEKLCHVVRINYYPPRGDNKEGWDNIDIFGWLGYSMQLKINFLCRDSILAAPIVLDSALFLDLSRRAGMSGIQEWLSFYYKSPMHAAGLYPEHDLFIQLMKLKNTLRYMQGEELITHLGREYYD
- a CDS encoding methyltransferase domain-containing protein translates to MGWFRKDSARDALAVTMAGVKLGDRFLSLGVRDAPLIAALATRAGLTGRACVVDPDAARAAAGAAAVHEQGAFVEAEPAPWDRLPFDGASFDIAVARDLLASLEHEHRTRAAAEVLRVLRGGGRFVVIESTKRTRIAPDAMTSPLILAGFAAVRVLAHADHTIFVEGIKKA
- a CDS encoding SDR family oxidoreductase, which codes for MHTVVVTGASSGIGRAAAVRFGREKAAVVAVGRKKRVLDAVARDIEAAGGRAAVVEADVTAAGAPDEIVARAVAAFGGISALVNAAGIIANGTVENTADAAWDQMLDINLRAPFRLMRAAAPQLIVSARETHNASVVNVSSVTGLRAFPNVLAYCVSKAGVDQLTRCAALEMAPHGVRVNAVNPGVVVSNLHRRSGMNEDAYAAFLEHSKTTHPLGRAGDADEIADLIAFLASDRAGWITGETISIDGGRHLTCAR
- a CDS encoding TonB family protein, which gives rise to MTTTTLEPTDVYSAGEIARAAGARTHEVHELARAGLIRPLTGAGYFTGADAVIAFRALAGGGGERPLFRPTAGVRREPGLPLAVSGSLHAATVLVVALLTSAGLTRNQARDASSHTPSQLVFLVSPGPGGGGGGGGLKDPVPAPAAQRHGVEAMRSPVAVHRRPPPIVAVRHTPPPRVEPARNVRPDPPPVEKAAAIQPVFAPVTPAAPDPRERAGVTTPAAADHDSHGPGTDGGVGSGRGTGLGEGDGSGIGSGTGGGAGGGPYRPGTGITPPSILREVRPDYTDEGRRRAVEGDVVLEIVVRADGSVGSVKVLQGLGAGLDQRAMDAVRQWRFNPAKRYGTPVDVIVEVAVEFKLR
- a CDS encoding FxLYD domain-containing protein, coding for MDATLVTVTVLSMGMAGTLSVIVWRLLRDEQRRSEARIAALTAAASAPAVDAAPPPIGDGPVRKPAPVIGAFRAASSHAPSDLPLRLAGATPAAEPVTAAAMFAPPADAPAWGNRLAIIAALVLVGASALLIAMTAGRARAAAHASNGAAAPQAPLEAELELLSLRDTRDSGALTISGMVHNPRTAPALARVTVTAYTFDDKGAFLASGRALLDVTALAPGEDSPFVVSVPAGDAVARYRIGFRAENGRVIGHVDRRQQGPVASAQRLPEETHE
- a CDS encoding VWA domain-containing protein; translation: MRSKRFSIVAISLALAGAFVAAQQPAAPPAGAPQEPPAFRFRTGVELINVNATVTDLSGRFVPGLAREDFRVFDDDALQTVTHFSAERVPVSIGIVLDTSGSMDGEKIVAARAALNRFLSELLDVDDEVFLYRFDNAPQLLQGWTKDKQVVSDAVARIQPRGGTALYDAVADAVQMAQQGHNRKKAVLIISDGNDTSSRTDVFAVKQLIRETEVLVYAIGVDTSGVVTQPRRYHPAPSFSPNRAFFQRGIPIPMPFPMPGRRPPAQPPPSNPPGSGGSGGSNWHRGGNDDHVNVAALRDITDDSGGRTEIIRYARDLDPATAGIADELSRQYYLGYSPQGPQDGRWHTIRVEVRNQSYHVRARRGYVAAK
- a CDS encoding ZIP family metal transporter, whose protein sequence is MSLVPIAVGLSILGSLGGVIVASSFLLLGEPIRTRLIPWLISFAVGTLIGVALLDLVPEALVALAPRPAMFTLAAGILAFFLLEKAVIWRHCHEDEACHVHNRAASLVIVGDSFHTFVDGAVIAAAVLTSVPLGLTTALAVAAHEIPQEVGDVAILLRAGYSRRRAFTLNVLAGGGGILGAAAMIVAGRALPQVLPYVLAFAAGNFLYVAMADLIPDLHRGNSGAARQLLLIAAGVVVIALL